In one Pseudomonas fitomaticsae genomic region, the following are encoded:
- a CDS encoding DUF924 family protein — protein sequence MTAPWQPLLDWWFGHSESAKDVTAEKGKLWFGKKDSQDLEARERFGVFVDQALAGELTEWTQCPEGWLAVVLLLDQLPRMIFRDTPKAFSGDLRAQKLVAQGIAADFDRQLKPIQRLFIYLVFEHCENLAVQNEAVSRFIELVAEQPEGEREVFADNLDYAERHQRVIARFGRFPHRNAVLGRESTVEELEFLSQPGSSF from the coding sequence ATGACCGCGCCCTGGCAGCCGTTGCTCGATTGGTGGTTCGGTCACTCCGAATCGGCAAAGGATGTAACGGCTGAAAAGGGCAAGTTGTGGTTCGGCAAGAAAGACAGCCAGGACCTCGAAGCGCGTGAGCGTTTCGGGGTCTTTGTCGATCAGGCCCTCGCTGGCGAATTGACCGAGTGGACGCAATGTCCCGAAGGTTGGCTGGCGGTGGTGTTGTTGCTCGATCAACTGCCGCGGATGATCTTTCGCGATACGCCCAAGGCTTTTTCCGGTGATCTACGGGCGCAGAAACTGGTTGCTCAGGGGATCGCTGCAGACTTCGATCGGCAGTTGAAACCGATCCAGCGACTCTTCATCTACCTCGTCTTCGAACACTGCGAAAACCTCGCGGTGCAGAATGAAGCGGTCTCGCGATTCATCGAACTGGTGGCTGAACAGCCGGAGGGGGAGCGCGAGGTGTTTGCCGACAACCTGGATTATGCCGAGCGGCATCAGCGAGTGATTGCGCGGTTTGGACGGTTTCCGCATCGCAATGCGGTGTTGGGGCGGGAGTCTACGGTTGAGGAGCTGGAGTTTCTTTCGCAGCCCGGGTCGAGTTTTTAG